The sequence CCGACTTACATCGCCGCCTACGAGCTCTTTACGCCCAGTGACTCCGAACAACGCTTGCCCCCTCCGTATTACCGCGGCTGCTGGCACGGAGTTAGCCGGGGCTGCTTCTGTGGGTACCGTCAATCACAAGGCAGTTACTCCTCATGCCATTCTTCCCCACTGAAAGTACTTTACGACCCGAAAGCCTTCATCATACACGCGGCGTTGCTGCGTCAACCTTTCGGTCATTGCGCAAAATTCCCCACTGCTGCCTCCCGTAGGAGTCTGGACCGTGTCTCAGTTCCAGTGTGGGCGGCCACCCTCTCAGGCCGCCTAGCCATCGTAGCCTTGGTAGGCCATTACCCTACCAACTAGCTAATGGCACGCGAGGCCATCCCAAAGCGACAGGTTACCCCGTCTTTTCCCACACACAACTAAGTACGTGGGCTTATCCGGTATTAGCACAAATTTCTCTGTGTTGTCCCAATCTTCAGGGTAGGTTCCTCACGCGTTACTCACCCGTTCGCCAGTGTACTATCGCCCGAAAGCGAATTCCCCTAGACTTGCATGTGTTAAGCACGCCGCCAGCGTTCGTTCTGAGCCAGGATCAAACTCTCCATCCAAACTCATGTTATTCTCTTTATCCTTTTCTCGGACCGGCCTATTCTAATGTCAAACAACTGCTTTTTCTCCCCGCCCTCTCAGGCGGCGGAAGAACTTTATAAAGAATCCCGCTCAGATTGTCAACCACTTTTTTCTAAAAGTTTTTAACCGAAACCCTAAACGAAATATCCTGCTTTCTAACACTCTCCCCTCTCACCTCGAAACATCCAAGCTCAACGCTCAGGGGAAGGTAGTTATAAGAAATTCCGCTTAGGAAGTCAACAACTTTTTTTAAAAAATTTGTTAACAGCCTTAACAAGTTATTCTTCTGTCAAACACTCTCGTAATCTCTCACCCGCTCTCGCCCGCAGCAATCAAGCCCGGCTCTCAGCGGAAGATTGTTATAAAGAAAGCCGGGGTGGAAGTCAACAGGTTTCTAAGAAAACTTTTGACTTTTTTTCGTCTTTCTCATCAGGGTTTTAAGCCCTTCCGCAACACGGTCTTCTGTGCGGCGGAAGGTAGTTATACGAAAACGGCGGACAGAAGTCAACCGTTTATTTCAGAAACTTTGACTTATTTTATTTATACCTGTCTACCAATCATTTAACTATTCGGCAAGAATGAACTTCCCGTTTTTGATCTCAACAATTACAAAGGCGTCCTTAGTGAGTCCCGTGTGATCCGTCGGCGACATATTAAACTCACCTGCTATACCGATGAACCCTTTCACCTTTTCAATCTCGGCGGGAAGCCTGCTCAGGTCGCCCTTTGACTTCTCATAGGCTGTCTTAAATATATGGAACGCATCATAAGCGTGTCCGCCGAATGCGCTTACAGGAGCGTTGAACCTTGACTCAAAGTTCTTTTTGTAATCCATGAGCACCTTCTTATATCTGTCGCCTTCGGGAAGTTGTTCGGCGACGATAATTCTTCCAGCGGTGAGCTTGATGCCGTCCGCCGCGTCGCCTGCAAGTTCAATGAACTTAGCGGAAGCGGCTCCCTGCGTCATATATATATTGCCCATACCGAGAGCCTTGGCGTTGCGGGCTATGATCGCGGGCGCGGGTCCCACGCCCCAGCATATGACAGCATCCACACCGGCAGCCTTGATTTTGGCAAGCTGGCTTGTCATATCCTTGTCAGTATCACGGAATTTTTCCTCAACAGCAATATTAACGCCGTATTTGGGCGCAACCTCAAGCAGAGCGTCTCTGCCTGTCGTGCCGTAGCCGCTCTGCTCAGTTATGATTGCTATCTTCTTTTTGCCGATTTTCACAAGATGCTCAAACAGCTTTTCCACAACGAGGGTATCTGACTGAGCTGTCTTGAAAACATACTTATTTACAGGAGTGACTATCTGCTGGCTTGTGGCGCAGGAGATAAGCGGGAGCCTGAATTTCTCAGCAAGATCCTTAATAACCAGAGTAGAGCCTGTTCTTGTGGGCCCGAGGACAGCCACGACCTTATCCTTTGCGGCAAGACGTTTAAAGTAACTGAGGGTTCTGTTTTCATCCCCCTGTGTGTCATAAAAAACAAGCTCTATCTTATCGCCGTTGATGCCTCCGGCAGCGTTAATCTGATCCGCCAGCATTTCGACTGTCTGCTTTTCCGGCAGTCCGAGATAACCTGCGGGACCTGTGACGGAGAACAAAGCGCCAAGCTTGATTGTTCCGGCAAAAGCGGAAGCTGATGCCAGAAGCAGTAAGAAAACCAATACCTTCTTCATATTAACCTCAATAAATTAGATTTTTTCTATAAGAACGGTCGCGGAGGCGGCGATCCCTTCGCCCCTGCCGGTAAAACCCATCTTTTCCGTTGTTGTTGCCTTCACGCTGACCTCATCAATATCTATACCGAGATCTTCAGCGATGTTCTTACGCATATCATATATATATGGAGCCATCTTCGGCGCCTGAGCTATTATAACGGAATCGGAGTTAACCACTCTCCATCCTTTCTCAGCGGCGAGACGCACCGCCTCCCTGAGAAGAATGCGGGAATCAATCCCTTTATATTTATTGTCCGTATCCGGAAACAGCCCGCCTATATCAGTATGCAGCGCCGCTCCGGCTATGGCGTCCGTGACAGCGTGAAGAAGAACGTCCGCATCGCTGTGCCCCGCCAGCCCTTTATCATAGGGTATATCAACTCCGCCGACTATCAGTCTTCTCTCTTCCGCAAACCTGTGAGCGTCGAGCCCGTTCCCCACTCTTATCTTCAACTGCGCAAACTCCTTATCCGGAATGATACATGATTTTAATAGGAACCGCAAAAACTGTACAATGTTTTTTTAAAAACCTTTTTTATTCATGCGTTCATTTCCTCTTTATTTTTTAAAATCATTTGTGCATAATTAGTTAAGAACGTGCGTTCACGGGGTTTTTTATGCTTCAAAGTTTATTAATCGGGCTGGGCGGCGCTTTGCTGCTTGTTATCTTTTCCCTCATCTATTCCTCTATGACCCGCAGAGAGGATATTGAAACCGGCGCAATAGATTTTGATGATTTGATGCACATGCTCAAAACCAAGCAGAATCTCCGGCTGATAGATTTATCAGACTCTGCTCATTTCAGAATGCACCATCTGAAGGGAGCAGAAAATATACCTCCCCGTGCCTTCCGCAATCTGGCGGGTGAACTGCTGGACGAACGCAGGACAGTCCTTTACTGCAAGTCCGGCAGGGAGTGCCGATTAGCCTATCAGTTCCTCAAGGAAAAAGGTTACAAAACAGATAATTTATACTATCTTGACGCTCAGATGATTTATACTTCCGTGTATAAACCCAAGGAGGCTATATGATAGTACGCGTAAGCGATATTGAGGCAAAGCACATCGAAAAACCAAGAGGGGGAACAGGAACCGCCGTGCAGATCCCCTATGAGGCGGCAAAGCAGTACGGAGGACAGATCATGGCTTTCGCCTTCATGGATCTTCCGCCCGAGGCATCCGTTGGTTATCACTTCCACGAAAATGATATGGAGATATACGTTCTTCTGGACGGGTTTGCCGAAGTGAACGATAACGGACGTGAAGACGTGCTCACACCCGGTGATATGATGATCACCAACAAAGGCGAGGCGCACTCCATAGCCAACAAGACTGACAAAAATCTGTCATTTCTCGCTCTCATACTGGAATAAAAGAAGATTTTTATATAAAACGGCGGCTTTTAAAACGCCGCCCTTCCCTTTTCCCTCAAATCCCGCCTGAAACGGTTGATTTTTCCCCTCACATCTGTTTATATAGCTTGCTTTAGTATATGGAGGTCTGAAATGGAAAGAACTTTCGCAATCGTAAAACCTGACGCAACAGCCGCCGGCTTCACAGGTAGAATCCTTGCCCGCATAGAGCAGGAAGGCTTCAAAATAGTTGCCATCAAAAAAATATTCATGTCAAAGAAACAGGCAGAGGGCTTCTATGCCGTTCACAGCGCAAGACCCTTCTTCAATGATCTCACCAGCTTCATGAGCAGCGGACCCTGTGTGGTTATGGTTCTTGAAAAAGACGGAGCCATCAAAGAATGGAGAAACCTTATGGGCGCCACCAACCCCGCCGAAGCAGCGGAAGGCACGCTCAGAAAGGAATTCGGCAAAAACATCGACAACAACGCCACTCACGGTTCAGACGCTCCCGAAACCGCTGCAACCGAAATTGCATACTTCTTCTCAGCACTTGAGCTTGTAGGTTAATAATTATGAGATACGTAAGCACACGGGGGAAGGTTCCCGCTGTTTCTTTTAAAGACGCGGTTATGATGGGACTCGCCGATGACGGCGGTCTGCTTGTGCCTGAAAGTGTTCCCGCATTCACTGCGGATGAGCTGACAAAGCTTTCGGCGCTGGACTATCCCTCGCTTGCTTACGGGATCATAAGCCGCTTCGCCACGGACATTGAGCCCGCGAAGCTGAAAGATATTATTGAGAAAAGCTATGCCGCCTTCGACACGGAGGAGGTTATCCCCGTTGTCAGAAAAGGCGGGCTGTATATAGCGGAAATTTTCCACGGCCCGACCTTTGCCTTCAAGGACATTGCTCTCCAGTTCCTCGGGAACCTGTTTGAACACATACTTGAGGAAAGAGGCGAAAAGCTCAATATAGTCGGCGCCACCAGCGGCGACACAGGCAGCGCGGCAATTTACGGTGTGCGCGGACGCAAAAACATCCGAATCTTCATTCTGCACCCCAAGGGCAGGGTAAGCCCCGTTCAGGAGATGCAGATGACCTCGGTCACTGATGAAAATGTTTTCAATCTTGCGCTTGATGGAACATTTGACGACTGTCAGGACATAGTCAAAGAGATCTTCGGCGACCTGAAATTCAAGCATGACTTCTCACTCGGCGCTGTAAACTCCATAAACTGGGCACGGGTTCTGGCGCAGATAGTATATTACTTCTGGTGTTCGTTCCGTGCGGCGGAAAACGGCAGAAAGCCGATCTTCATTGTCCCCACAGGCAACTTCGGAAACATATTCGCCGGATATTACGCAAAACTCATGGGGCTGCCCGTCGAAAAATTTATACTCGCAACAAATGAAAACAATATCCTCAGCCGCTTCATAAACGACGGGGATTATACAGCCAAAGAGGTTGTGGCGACTTACAGCCCCTCAATGGATATACAGATAGCAAGCAACTTTGAGCGTTACCTCTATTTCTTCTATGATAAAGACGCCTCCAAGGTTGAAGAGCTTATGAAAACCCTGAAAACTGAAAAGGGGATAAAATTCCCCGCAGCGGACATAGCCAAGGTTCAGCAGGAGTTCGGCACATACTCCGCCGCAAATGAAGAGACAGAGGCGGTCATAGCCTCCTTCTATAAAAGCACAGGCTACATAATCGACCCGCACACCGCATGCGGAGTGGCGGCAGGACTTAAACTCAAAACCGAATCGCCTGTTATATGTCTTTCCACCGCTCATCCGGCGAAGTTCCCTGATGTGGTTATGAAGGCAGCTGGCAAGGCACCCGAAAAGCCCGCAGGGATAATCAGACTTGAGGGTCTGCCCAGAAAGGTTGCCGACATACCGAAAGATACTGAAACTGTTAAGGAATTCATAAGACGGAACGTTTGATGAAGACTCCGGCGGAACTGTTCGATTTTCCGCTCCCCGAAGAACTTATAGCCCAGCATCCTCCTGAGACAAGGGGCGCTTCACGCCTGCTTCTCGCCGACAGGAAGGGTTCTGTTCAGGATCTGCTTTTCCGGGATATTACCGAACTTATCACCGATGAATATTTCATTGTTATCAATAACACCCGTGTGATGAACGCACGTCTTGAGGGCTTTAAGCCC is a genomic window of Geovibrio thiophilus containing:
- a CDS encoding ABC transporter substrate-binding protein; the encoded protein is MKKVLVFLLLLASASAFAGTIKLGALFSVTGPAGYLGLPEKQTVEMLADQINAAGGINGDKIELVFYDTQGDENRTLSYFKRLAAKDKVVAVLGPTRTGSTLVIKDLAEKFRLPLISCATSQQIVTPVNKYVFKTAQSDTLVVEKLFEHLVKIGKKKIAIITEQSGYGTTGRDALLEVAPKYGVNIAVEEKFRDTDKDMTSQLAKIKAAGVDAVICWGVGPAPAIIARNAKALGMGNIYMTQGAASAKFIELAGDAADGIKLTAGRIIVAEQLPEGDRYKKVLMDYKKNFESRFNAPVSAFGGHAYDAFHIFKTAYEKSKGDLSRLPAEIEKVKGFIGIAGEFNMSPTDHTGLTKDAFVIVEIKNGKFILAE
- the ispF gene encoding 2-C-methyl-D-erythritol 2,4-cyclodiphosphate synthase encodes the protein MRVGNGLDAHRFAEERRLIVGGVDIPYDKGLAGHSDADVLLHAVTDAIAGAALHTDIGGLFPDTDNKYKGIDSRILLREAVRLAAEKGWRVVNSDSVIIAQAPKMAPYIYDMRKNIAEDLGIDIDEVSVKATTTEKMGFTGRGEGIAASATVLIEKI
- a CDS encoding rhodanese-like domain-containing protein, which produces MLQSLLIGLGGALLLVIFSLIYSSMTRREDIETGAIDFDDLMHMLKTKQNLRLIDLSDSAHFRMHHLKGAENIPPRAFRNLAGELLDERRTVLYCKSGRECRLAYQFLKEKGYKTDNLYYLDAQMIYTSVYKPKEAI
- a CDS encoding cupin domain-containing protein encodes the protein MIVRVSDIEAKHIEKPRGGTGTAVQIPYEAAKQYGGQIMAFAFMDLPPEASVGYHFHENDMEIYVLLDGFAEVNDNGREDVLTPGDMMITNKGEAHSIANKTDKNLSFLALILE
- the ndk gene encoding nucleoside-diphosphate kinase — translated: MERTFAIVKPDATAAGFTGRILARIEQEGFKIVAIKKIFMSKKQAEGFYAVHSARPFFNDLTSFMSSGPCVVMVLEKDGAIKEWRNLMGATNPAEAAEGTLRKEFGKNIDNNATHGSDAPETAATEIAYFFSALELVG
- the thrC gene encoding threonine synthase — protein: MRYVSTRGKVPAVSFKDAVMMGLADDGGLLVPESVPAFTADELTKLSALDYPSLAYGIISRFATDIEPAKLKDIIEKSYAAFDTEEVIPVVRKGGLYIAEIFHGPTFAFKDIALQFLGNLFEHILEERGEKLNIVGATSGDTGSAAIYGVRGRKNIRIFILHPKGRVSPVQEMQMTSVTDENVFNLALDGTFDDCQDIVKEIFGDLKFKHDFSLGAVNSINWARVLAQIVYYFWCSFRAAENGRKPIFIVPTGNFGNIFAGYYAKLMGLPVEKFILATNENNILSRFINDGDYTAKEVVATYSPSMDIQIASNFERYLYFFYDKDASKVEELMKTLKTEKGIKFPAADIAKVQQEFGTYSAANEETEAVIASFYKSTGYIIDPHTACGVAAGLKLKTESPVICLSTAHPAKFPDVVMKAAGKAPEKPAGIIRLEGLPRKVADIPKDTETVKEFIRRNV